Proteins co-encoded in one Arachis hypogaea cultivar Tifrunner chromosome 11, arahy.Tifrunner.gnm2.J5K5, whole genome shotgun sequence genomic window:
- the LOC112722366 gene encoding uncharacterized protein isoform X3, whose amino-acid sequence MMYAMGSGLALTTVSNGRFSPHHTLTYTINAFFGPDIGSFSEWLGSLFGGPADAAGSAMATLIHHPLFYVVILGLPLCVLYSRVSSYLVHNHLLDSVSRQVPLTRMQCFLLISAASFTHFFLDHLFEENGKTTTYTWILSTGWWESRAPNYPDAVIVVSILCASLIGGFFYLNRANATNSIKNKSYQSMLLILSVASLYCLWCAIQIYCISPRRPAVGEEADLGVLVFLAVYFFLPYALCIMSMHPKELDSNQIPL is encoded by the exons ATGATGTATGCCATGGGTTCTGGCTTGGCTCTAACCACTGTCTCCAATGGAAGATTCAGCCCTCACCACACACTCACATACACCATCAACGCCTTCTTCGGACCGGACATCGGTTCTTTCTCGGAGTGGCTTGGGTCACTTTTTGGTGGACCTGCTGATGCTGCTGGATCTGCCATGGCCACTCTCATCCACCATCCTTTGTTCTATGTTGTTATATTGGGACTCCCTCTTTGTGTTCTCTACTCCAGGGTGTCATCTTATCTTGTTCACAATCACCTTCTTGATTCTGTTTCAAGG CAGGTTCCCCTCACAAGGATGCAATGCTTTTTGTTGATTTCAGCTGCCTCTTTCACCCACTTCTTCCTAGATCATCTCTTTGAG GAAAATGGGAAAACAACAACCTATACTTGGATTTTGAGCACTGGCTGGTGGGAAAGTAGGGCACCAAACTACCCAGATGCAGTTATTGTAGTCTCCATCTTATGTGCTTCCTTAATTGGCGGCTTTTTCTACCTCAACAG AGCAAATGCCACAAACTCCATAAAGAACAAGTCATACCAATCAATGCTACTTATCCTGTCAGTAGCTTCCTTGTACTGCCTATGGTGTGCAATCCAGATATACTGTATCAGTCCTCGTCGGCCGGCCGTTGGCGAAGAGGCTGATCTCGgtgttcttgtgttcttagctGTATATTTCTTTCTGCCTTATGCTTTGTGTATCATGTCAATGCACCCAAAAGAGCTTGACTCTAATCAAATTCCACTTTAA
- the LOC112722366 gene encoding uncharacterized protein isoform X2 encodes MPGPGAHMMYAMGSGLALTTVSNGRFSPHHTLTYTINAFFGPDIGSFSEWLGSLFGGPADAAGSAMATLIHHPLFYVVILGLPLCVLYSRVSSYLVHNHLLDSVSRVPLTRMQCFLLISAASFTHFFLDHLFEENGKTTTYTWILSTGWWESRAPNYPDAVIVVSILCASLIGGFFYLNRANATNSIKNKSYQSMLLILSVASLYCLWCAIQIYCISPRRPAVGEEADLGVLVFLAVYFFLPYALCIMSMHPKELDSNQIPL; translated from the exons atgcCAGGCCCTGGTGCTCACATGATGTATGCCATGGGTTCTGGCTTGGCTCTAACCACTGTCTCCAATGGAAGATTCAGCCCTCACCACACACTCACATACACCATCAACGCCTTCTTCGGACCGGACATCGGTTCTTTCTCGGAGTGGCTTGGGTCACTTTTTGGTGGACCTGCTGATGCTGCTGGATCTGCCATGGCCACTCTCATCCACCATCCTTTGTTCTATGTTGTTATATTGGGACTCCCTCTTTGTGTTCTCTACTCCAGGGTGTCATCTTATCTTGTTCACAATCACCTTCTTGATTCTGTTTCAAGG GTTCCCCTCACAAGGATGCAATGCTTTTTGTTGATTTCAGCTGCCTCTTTCACCCACTTCTTCCTAGATCATCTCTTTGAG GAAAATGGGAAAACAACAACCTATACTTGGATTTTGAGCACTGGCTGGTGGGAAAGTAGGGCACCAAACTACCCAGATGCAGTTATTGTAGTCTCCATCTTATGTGCTTCCTTAATTGGCGGCTTTTTCTACCTCAACAG AGCAAATGCCACAAACTCCATAAAGAACAAGTCATACCAATCAATGCTACTTATCCTGTCAGTAGCTTCCTTGTACTGCCTATGGTGTGCAATCCAGATATACTGTATCAGTCCTCGTCGGCCGGCCGTTGGCGAAGAGGCTGATCTCGgtgttcttgtgttcttagctGTATATTTCTTTCTGCCTTATGCTTTGTGTATCATGTCAATGCACCCAAAAGAGCTTGACTCTAATCAAATTCCACTTTAA
- the LOC112722366 gene encoding uncharacterized protein isoform X1: MPGPGAHMMYAMGSGLALTTVSNGRFSPHHTLTYTINAFFGPDIGSFSEWLGSLFGGPADAAGSAMATLIHHPLFYVVILGLPLCVLYSRVSSYLVHNHLLDSVSRQVPLTRMQCFLLISAASFTHFFLDHLFEENGKTTTYTWILSTGWWESRAPNYPDAVIVVSILCASLIGGFFYLNRANATNSIKNKSYQSMLLILSVASLYCLWCAIQIYCISPRRPAVGEEADLGVLVFLAVYFFLPYALCIMSMHPKELDSNQIPL, from the exons atgcCAGGCCCTGGTGCTCACATGATGTATGCCATGGGTTCTGGCTTGGCTCTAACCACTGTCTCCAATGGAAGATTCAGCCCTCACCACACACTCACATACACCATCAACGCCTTCTTCGGACCGGACATCGGTTCTTTCTCGGAGTGGCTTGGGTCACTTTTTGGTGGACCTGCTGATGCTGCTGGATCTGCCATGGCCACTCTCATCCACCATCCTTTGTTCTATGTTGTTATATTGGGACTCCCTCTTTGTGTTCTCTACTCCAGGGTGTCATCTTATCTTGTTCACAATCACCTTCTTGATTCTGTTTCAAGG CAGGTTCCCCTCACAAGGATGCAATGCTTTTTGTTGATTTCAGCTGCCTCTTTCACCCACTTCTTCCTAGATCATCTCTTTGAG GAAAATGGGAAAACAACAACCTATACTTGGATTTTGAGCACTGGCTGGTGGGAAAGTAGGGCACCAAACTACCCAGATGCAGTTATTGTAGTCTCCATCTTATGTGCTTCCTTAATTGGCGGCTTTTTCTACCTCAACAG AGCAAATGCCACAAACTCCATAAAGAACAAGTCATACCAATCAATGCTACTTATCCTGTCAGTAGCTTCCTTGTACTGCCTATGGTGTGCAATCCAGATATACTGTATCAGTCCTCGTCGGCCGGCCGTTGGCGAAGAGGCTGATCTCGgtgttcttgtgttcttagctGTATATTTCTTTCTGCCTTATGCTTTGTGTATCATGTCAATGCACCCAAAAGAGCTTGACTCTAATCAAATTCCACTTTAA
- the LOC112722366 gene encoding uncharacterized protein isoform X4: protein MMYAMGSGLALTTVSNGRFSPHHTLTYTINAFFGPDIGSFSEWLGSLFGGPADAAGSAMATLIHHPLFYVVILGLPLCVLYSRVSSYLVHNHLLDSVSRVPLTRMQCFLLISAASFTHFFLDHLFEENGKTTTYTWILSTGWWESRAPNYPDAVIVVSILCASLIGGFFYLNRANATNSIKNKSYQSMLLILSVASLYCLWCAIQIYCISPRRPAVGEEADLGVLVFLAVYFFLPYALCIMSMHPKELDSNQIPL from the exons ATGATGTATGCCATGGGTTCTGGCTTGGCTCTAACCACTGTCTCCAATGGAAGATTCAGCCCTCACCACACACTCACATACACCATCAACGCCTTCTTCGGACCGGACATCGGTTCTTTCTCGGAGTGGCTTGGGTCACTTTTTGGTGGACCTGCTGATGCTGCTGGATCTGCCATGGCCACTCTCATCCACCATCCTTTGTTCTATGTTGTTATATTGGGACTCCCTCTTTGTGTTCTCTACTCCAGGGTGTCATCTTATCTTGTTCACAATCACCTTCTTGATTCTGTTTCAAGG GTTCCCCTCACAAGGATGCAATGCTTTTTGTTGATTTCAGCTGCCTCTTTCACCCACTTCTTCCTAGATCATCTCTTTGAG GAAAATGGGAAAACAACAACCTATACTTGGATTTTGAGCACTGGCTGGTGGGAAAGTAGGGCACCAAACTACCCAGATGCAGTTATTGTAGTCTCCATCTTATGTGCTTCCTTAATTGGCGGCTTTTTCTACCTCAACAG AGCAAATGCCACAAACTCCATAAAGAACAAGTCATACCAATCAATGCTACTTATCCTGTCAGTAGCTTCCTTGTACTGCCTATGGTGTGCAATCCAGATATACTGTATCAGTCCTCGTCGGCCGGCCGTTGGCGAAGAGGCTGATCTCGgtgttcttgtgttcttagctGTATATTTCTTTCTGCCTTATGCTTTGTGTATCATGTCAATGCACCCAAAAGAGCTTGACTCTAATCAAATTCCACTTTAA